In the genome of Alphaproteobacteria bacterium, one region contains:
- a CDS encoding Do family serine endopeptidase → MRSLSLDVCRAGVPAVAALALLGPLNAANAQAIGPDFADMVQQVLPSVVTVSIEGHQPGMSQQMPGRGPNPFGPNPFNPFGPFGPFGPGGPGGPGFGPGQDDPGQQIQGLGSGFIIDPRGYLVTNNHVIENADSITVTLHDGQSYDATLIGTDPSTDIAVVKIDSDETFPAVAWGESDSLRIGNWVVAIGGPFGLSGTVTAGIVSATGRDLHAGPYDNYIQFDASINPGNSGGPVFNTDGEVVAISTAIASPSRGSVGIGFAVPESIARPVVEQLMSTGMVERGFIGVQIQAVTDELAQAMELDSPTGALVAEVRPDSPAAAAGIQAGDLIIGFNGEKVDKMHDLPRMVSAITPGTTVPLEVLRNGETVALSITVGRLGGDQVATAETPAVGEPVGRLGLTVASAADYGWRGAHGETDGVVITVVEAGSPAERGGLLVGDVILAVGGHAVGDAAAFSEALAAHERDGDAMVALLVERDGDRRFIPLPLATS, encoded by the coding sequence ATGCGCTCTCTAAGCCTCGACGTCTGTCGAGCCGGGGTGCCGGCCGTGGCGGCGCTCGCCCTGCTCGGGCCCCTGAACGCCGCCAATGCGCAGGCGATCGGCCCGGACTTCGCAGACATGGTGCAGCAGGTGCTGCCGTCGGTCGTCACCGTCTCGATCGAAGGCCATCAGCCCGGCATGTCGCAGCAGATGCCCGGCCGCGGGCCCAATCCGTTCGGCCCCAACCCGTTCAATCCGTTCGGGCCGTTCGGTCCGTTCGGGCCAGGCGGTCCCGGCGGGCCGGGCTTCGGCCCCGGCCAGGACGATCCGGGCCAGCAGATCCAGGGCCTCGGCTCGGGCTTCATCATCGATCCGCGCGGCTATCTGGTCACCAACAACCACGTGATCGAGAATGCCGACAGCATCACGGTGACGCTGCACGACGGGCAGAGCTACGACGCGACGCTGATCGGGACCGATCCCAGCACCGATATCGCGGTGGTCAAGATCGACAGCGACGAGACCTTCCCTGCGGTGGCGTGGGGCGAAAGCGATTCGCTCCGGATCGGCAACTGGGTGGTGGCGATCGGCGGCCCGTTCGGGCTCAGCGGCACCGTGACGGCGGGCATCGTCTCGGCCACCGGCCGCGACCTGCATGCCGGCCCCTACGACAACTACATCCAGTTCGACGCCTCGATCAATCCGGGCAACTCCGGCGGCCCCGTGTTCAACACCGACGGCGAGGTGGTTGCGATCAGCACCGCCATCGCCAGTCCCAGCCGCGGCAGCGTCGGCATCGGCTTCGCGGTGCCGGAATCGATCGCCCGGCCGGTGGTCGAGCAGCTGATGTCGACCGGCATGGTCGAGCGCGGTTTCATCGGCGTGCAGATCCAGGCGGTCACCGACGAGCTGGCCCAGGCGATGGAGCTTGACAGCCCGACCGGCGCTCTGGTCGCCGAGGTGCGGCCGGATTCGCCCGCGGCCGCGGCCGGCATCCAAGCCGGCGACCTGATCATCGGCTTCAACGGCGAAAAGGTCGACAAGATGCACGACCTGCCGCGCATGGTCAGCGCGATCACGCCCGGCACCACGGTGCCGCTGGAGGTGCTGCGCAACGGCGAGACCGTCGCACTGTCGATCACCGTCGGCCGGCTCGGCGGCGACCAGGTCGCAACGGCCGAGACGCCCGCGGTCGGCGAGCCGGTGGGTCGCCTCGGTCTGACGGTGGCGTCCGCGGCCGACTACGGCTGGCGCGGCGCGCACGGCGAGACCGACGGCGTGGTCATCACGGTGGTCGAAGCGGGCTCGCCCGCGGAGCGCGGCGGCCTGCTGGTCGGCGACGTGATCCTCGCGGTCGGCGGCCATGCGGTCGGCGATGCCGCTGCCTTCAGCGAGGCGCTGGCCGCGCACGAGCGCGACGGCGACGCCATGGTGGCGCTGCTGGTCGAGCGCGACGGCGACCGTCGCTTCATCCCGCTGCCGCTTGCGACGTCGTAG
- a CDS encoding ABC transporter permease, translated as MPRRREGSPFTGLATVALKEAADHMTSARIHLVMLLVILTAVGSVYATIGQIKQTIGEDQFLFLRVFTTAQDPLPSFVAFLGFLLPLVAVALGFDAINGEYNRRTLSRVLSQPIYRDALLAGKFLGSLIVIAICLVTLWLLVTGMGILMLGLPPSGEEIVRGLAFLLGAFVYSGVWLAVAMLFSTLFRAPATSALAALTLWLVFAVFWPMLAPLIAGSLVTVDPYDPATAVAAVEWQTGIARISPNVLFGELTLGLLNPATRSLGIVFASQMHQAVLGAPLPVSQSLLLVWPHLAGMVAGLLVLFAIAYVAFQRQEIRA; from the coding sequence ATGCCAAGGCGGCGTGAGGGTTCGCCGTTCACCGGACTGGCCACGGTCGCGCTGAAGGAAGCGGCCGACCATATGACCAGCGCGCGCATCCATCTGGTGATGCTGCTGGTGATCCTGACGGCGGTCGGCTCGGTCTATGCGACGATCGGGCAGATCAAGCAGACCATCGGCGAGGACCAGTTCCTGTTCCTGCGGGTGTTCACCACCGCGCAGGACCCGCTGCCGTCCTTCGTCGCCTTCCTCGGCTTCCTGCTGCCGCTGGTGGCGGTCGCGCTCGGCTTCGACGCGATCAACGGGGAATACAACCGCCGCACGCTGTCGCGCGTGCTGTCGCAGCCGATCTACCGCGACGCGCTGCTGGCCGGGAAGTTCCTCGGCAGCCTGATCGTCATCGCGATCTGCCTGGTTACCCTTTGGCTGCTGGTCACCGGCATGGGCATCCTGATGCTGGGCCTGCCGCCCAGCGGCGAGGAGATCGTCCGCGGGCTCGCCTTCCTGCTCGGCGCCTTCGTCTATTCCGGCGTCTGGCTGGCGGTGGCCATGCTGTTCTCGACCCTGTTCCGGGCGCCGGCGACCTCGGCGCTGGCCGCGCTGACGCTGTGGCTGGTGTTCGCGGTGTTCTGGCCGATGCTGGCGCCGCTGATCGCCGGCAGCCTGGTCACCGTCGATCCGTACGACCCGGCCACCGCGGTGGCGGCGGTCGAATGGCAGACCGGCATCGCGCGCATCTCCCCCAACGTGCTGTTCGGCGAGCTGACGCTGGGCCTGCTCAACCCGGCGACCCGGTCGCTCGGCATCGTCTTCGCCAGCCAGATGCACCAGGCGGTGCTCGGCGCACCGCTGCCGGTGTCGCAGAGCCTGCTGCTGGTCTGGCCGCATCTGGCCGGAATGGTCGCCGGCCTACTGGTGCTGTTCGCCATCGCCTATGTGGCGTTCCAGCGCCAGGAAATCAGGGCCTGA
- a CDS encoding sulfite exporter TauE/SafE family protein: MDITVSFGELALLAGSLMAAGVVAGLLAGLFGIGGGGIIVPVMVEVLDALHFDPAIQVHVGVGTALAVVVPTSIRSTLAHLKSGKVDTGLLRSWIVPVPLGVAAAALVAAFVSGDVLRLIFAGIASTIGIRLLLNLDKLRLGPDIPGEPLRAVSGALIGFVSALMGIGGGVINNTYMTLFNRPIHQAVATSAGVGVLIAIPGAIGYAVAGWSVEGLPPFSVGYVNLLAVALVIPITILLAPIGARMAHRWSKRKLQIGFGLFLLAISTRLVLAMLG; encoded by the coding sequence ATGGACATCACCGTATCCTTCGGCGAGCTGGCGCTGCTGGCCGGATCCCTGATGGCGGCCGGCGTCGTCGCCGGGCTGCTGGCCGGCCTGTTCGGCATCGGCGGCGGCGGCATCATCGTGCCGGTGATGGTGGAGGTGCTGGACGCGCTGCACTTCGACCCGGCGATCCAGGTGCATGTCGGCGTCGGCACCGCGCTGGCGGTGGTGGTGCCGACTTCGATCCGCTCGACCCTCGCCCACCTCAAGTCCGGCAAGGTCGACACCGGCCTGCTCAGATCGTGGATCGTGCCGGTGCCGCTGGGGGTGGCGGCCGCGGCGCTGGTCGCGGCCTTCGTCTCCGGCGACGTGCTGCGCCTGATCTTCGCCGGCATCGCCAGCACCATCGGCATCCGGCTGCTGCTGAACCTCGACAAGCTGCGCCTCGGTCCGGACATTCCCGGCGAGCCGCTGCGCGCGGTCTCCGGCGCGCTGATCGGCTTCGTCTCGGCGCTGATGGGCATCGGCGGCGGCGTCATCAACAACACCTACATGACGCTGTTCAACCGGCCGATCCATCAGGCGGTGGCGACCTCGGCCGGGGTCGGCGTGCTGATCGCCATCCCCGGCGCCATCGGCTATGCCGTGGCGGGCTGGAGCGTGGAAGGGCTGCCGCCGTTCTCGGTCGGCTACGTCAACCTGCTGGCGGTCGCCCTGGTCATCCCGATCACCATCCTGCTCGCCCCGATCGGCGCGCGGATGGCGCATCGCTGGAGCAAGCGCAAGCTGCAGATCGGCTTCGGCCTGTTCCTGCTGGCGATCTCGACCCGGCTGGTGCTGGCAATGCTGGGTTGA
- a CDS encoding aromatic ring-hydroxylating dioxygenase subunit alpha: MPDDRASEPRALARKVTLPAWCYRDADLYQRERREIFAKCWQLFAHEDQLREPGAYVADTVAGFPLFVLRGRDGALRGFHNVCRHRAAPLVDAGQGRCDVLRCRYHGWLYDHDGNLKKTPLFGEDASFDPAEFGLFPIRVESWRGFVMVNIDRDAAPFAAAHAGFIAECAELPLEDYRFHSRLTHPVACNWKTYVENYLEAYHVPYVHPALSKEVDVGTYQVLPRDGYMLHVSPPRSPGQARVNQGFWAFALPNWAFNVYGVGAAIERMKPDGLGGMVIDYLYMFAKDAGDAAVADALAMSRVTTAEDARICEQVQVNLDAGVYETGRVSPRYENGLAEFHAWVAARMGLDV; encoded by the coding sequence ATGCCGGACGATCGCGCATCCGAGCCGCGCGCGCTGGCGCGCAAGGTCACGCTGCCGGCGTGGTGCTACCGCGACGCCGATCTCTACCAGCGCGAGCGGCGCGAGATCTTCGCCAAGTGCTGGCAGCTTTTCGCGCATGAGGACCAGCTGCGCGAGCCCGGCGCCTATGTCGCCGACACGGTCGCCGGTTTTCCGCTGTTCGTGCTGCGCGGCCGCGACGGCGCGCTGCGCGGCTTCCACAACGTCTGCCGCCATCGCGCCGCGCCGCTGGTCGACGCCGGCCAGGGCCGCTGCGATGTGCTGCGCTGCCGCTATCACGGCTGGCTGTACGACCACGACGGCAACCTCAAGAAGACGCCGCTGTTCGGCGAGGATGCGAGCTTCGATCCGGCCGAATTCGGCCTGTTCCCGATCCGGGTCGAGAGCTGGCGCGGTTTCGTCATGGTCAACATCGACCGCGACGCAGCGCCCTTCGCCGCCGCGCATGCCGGCTTCATCGCCGAATGCGCCGAACTGCCGCTGGAGGACTATCGCTTCCACAGCCGGCTGACCCATCCGGTCGCCTGCAACTGGAAGACCTATGTCGAGAACTATCTCGAGGCCTATCACGTGCCCTATGTCCACCCGGCGCTGTCGAAGGAGGTCGACGTCGGCACATACCAGGTGTTGCCGCGGGACGGCTACATGCTGCACGTCAGCCCGCCGCGCAGCCCCGGCCAGGCCCGGGTCAACCAGGGCTTCTGGGCATTCGCCCTGCCGAACTGGGCGTTCAACGTCTATGGCGTCGGCGCCGCGATCGAGCGGATGAAGCCGGACGGCCTCGGCGGCATGGTGATCGACTATCTCTACATGTTCGCCAAGGATGCCGGCGACGCCGCCGTCGCCGATGCGCTGGCGATGTCGCGGGTGACCACGGCCGAGGACGCCCGCATCTGCGAGCAGGTCCAGGTCAACCTCGATGCCGGCGTCTACGAAACCGGCCGGGTCTCGCCGCGCTACGAGAACGGCCTGGCCGAGTTCCACGCCTGGGTGGCGGCGCGGATGGGGCTGGACGTCTAG
- a CDS encoding ABC transporter ATP-binding protein — protein MNAVIQTQGLVKRYGRVAAVAGIDLSVDKGEVFGLLGPNGSGKTTTILMLLGLTEPSAGTVRILGLDPLRQPLAVKRRVGYLPDQVGFYDRLTATENLAYSARLAGVRQAEAKRRIDEALARVRLSDVAERRVGTYSHGMRQRLGLADVLAKQAEIAILDEPTSGLDPQSTQELLDLIGLLSRDGMTIVLSSHMLNIVQTICHRVALFNKGRIGLAGRVSDLTAGVLGGSHVVDVDAEGVDLAALLGGAPHVTSVSATQAGRWRIDADADIRADIARRVVGAGGALRSMDVRHVTLDAVYARYFEEQDHAKAA, from the coding sequence ATGAACGCGGTCATCCAGACGCAGGGCCTGGTCAAGCGCTACGGCCGGGTCGCTGCGGTCGCCGGCATCGACCTGTCGGTCGACAAGGGCGAGGTGTTCGGTCTGCTCGGGCCCAACGGATCCGGCAAGACCACCACCATCCTGATGCTGCTCGGCCTGACCGAGCCGTCCGCCGGAACCGTGCGCATCCTCGGCCTCGATCCGCTGCGTCAGCCGCTGGCGGTCAAGCGCAGGGTCGGCTACCTGCCGGACCAGGTCGGCTTCTACGATCGGCTGACCGCGACGGAGAACCTGGCCTACTCGGCCCGGCTGGCCGGCGTGCGCCAGGCGGAGGCGAAGCGGCGAATCGACGAGGCGCTGGCGCGTGTGCGGCTCAGCGACGTGGCCGAACGGCGCGTCGGCACCTACTCGCACGGCATGCGCCAGCGCCTCGGCCTCGCCGACGTGCTGGCCAAGCAGGCCGAGATCGCCATCCTCGACGAACCCACCTCCGGCCTCGACCCGCAGTCGACCCAGGAGCTGCTCGACCTGATCGGGCTGCTGTCGCGCGACGGCATGACCATCGTGCTGTCGTCGCACATGCTCAACATCGTGCAGACCATCTGTCACCGGGTGGCCCTGTTCAACAAGGGACGGATCGGGCTGGCCGGTCGCGTCTCCGACCTGACCGCCGGCGTGCTCGGCGGATCCCACGTGGTCGACGTCGATGCCGAAGGCGTCGACCTCGCGGCGCTGCTGGGGGGCGCGCCGCACGTCACCAGCGTCTCTGCCACGCAGGCGGGCCGCTGGCGAATCGACGCCGACGCCGACATACGCGCGGACATTGCCCGTCGCGTTGTCGGCGCCGGTGGCGCCCTGCGCTCGATGGACGTGCGCCACGTGACGCTGGACGCCGTCTATGCCCGCTATTTCGAGGAGCAGGACCATGCCAAGGCGGCGTGA
- a CDS encoding phage tail sheath subtilisin-like domain-containing protein gives MVDYRTPGVYIEEVPSGVRPIQAVATTTAAFLGLAPDPDAAAGVPTPLESLAAFQGTFGRGPAGNVLANAVAGFFENGGRRCVVVNRGPRATGPIGPGDLAPLAGIDDIALVAAPGHVDKAGTEALIAHCEGRGDRFAILDTARDIEPLGRLTRALGDGDGLRPRTSQRGFAAVYVPWLQVADAATGATVEQPPSGHVAGVYARNDFSRGVHQTPANLMVRGALGLTWAIGDADQDVLNPVGVNAIRAIGTDILVWGGRTLADAASDWRYVPVRRTAIMIGQSVARGTRWAVFEPNDAPLWAAVVRDVSSFMHQLWRQGALQGARPEQGYFVRCGADTTTPGPDIAAGRLNIAVGFAPVRSAEFVVIRVGQTAAGAQVD, from the coding sequence ATGGTCGACTACCGAACCCCCGGCGTCTACATCGAGGAGGTGCCCAGCGGGGTGCGGCCGATCCAGGCGGTCGCGACGACCACCGCCGCGTTCCTCGGCCTGGCGCCTGATCCGGACGCCGCCGCTGGCGTGCCGACGCCGCTCGAAAGCCTCGCCGCCTTCCAGGGGACGTTCGGCCGCGGGCCGGCCGGCAACGTACTGGCCAACGCGGTCGCCGGCTTCTTCGAGAATGGCGGCCGGCGCTGCGTCGTGGTCAACCGCGGCCCCCGCGCGACCGGTCCGATCGGCCCCGGCGACCTCGCGCCGCTCGCCGGCATCGACGATATCGCGCTGGTGGCCGCGCCGGGCCATGTCGACAAGGCCGGCACCGAGGCGCTGATCGCCCATTGCGAGGGGCGCGGCGACCGGTTCGCGATTCTCGATACGGCGCGGGACATCGAGCCCCTCGGCCGGCTGACCCGTGCGCTCGGCGACGGCGACGGCCTGCGGCCGCGTACCTCGCAGCGCGGCTTCGCCGCGGTCTATGTGCCCTGGCTGCAGGTCGCCGACGCCGCGACCGGCGCCACCGTCGAGCAGCCGCCATCGGGCCATGTCGCGGGCGTTTACGCCCGCAACGACTTCAGCCGCGGCGTTCACCAGACGCCGGCCAACCTGATGGTCCGCGGGGCGCTCGGCCTGACCTGGGCGATCGGCGACGCCGACCAGGACGTGCTGAACCCGGTCGGGGTCAATGCGATCCGTGCGATCGGGACCGACATCCTGGTCTGGGGCGGGCGCACGCTCGCCGACGCGGCCAGCGACTGGCGCTATGTGCCGGTCAGGCGCACCGCGATCATGATCGGGCAGTCCGTCGCCCGCGGCACGCGTTGGGCGGTGTTCGAACCGAACGACGCGCCGCTGTGGGCCGCGGTGGTGCGCGACGTCTCATCCTTCATGCATCAACTGTGGCGCCAGGGCGCGCTGCAGGGTGCCCGGCCGGAACAAGGCTATTTCGTACGCTGCGGCGCCGACACCACGACACCCGGGCCGGACATCGCGGCCGGCCGGCTCAACATCGCGGTCGGCTTCGCCCCGGTGCGGTCGGCCGAGTTCGTCGTGATCCGCGTCGGCCAGACGGCCGCCGGCGCGCAGGTCGACTGA
- a CDS encoding transporter substrate-binding domain-containing protein, whose translation MTLRTLTIGLIGATALATAAQAGDVLDKVMGEGVMVMSTDAEYPPQSFLNAQNEFEGFDIDVGRAIAEKLGVEIQFVTPGWDIITAGSWGGRWDLSVGSMTPTAERKEVLDFPAIYYYTPASLAVHADNETIATPADASGTKIGVGVATTYENYLNHALVIDAEGAPSFDYVIDDAVIATYDTDQLALDDLALGDGVRLDAAMTALPTILGAIDAGYPIKVVGDPLFLEPLSVAIDKGDPEWGARLAEVVAELREDGTLAALSEKWYGADLTQ comes from the coding sequence ATGACACTGCGAACCCTGACGATCGGTCTGATCGGCGCCACCGCGCTGGCAACGGCGGCGCAGGCCGGCGACGTGCTGGACAAGGTGATGGGCGAGGGCGTCATGGTCATGTCGACCGACGCCGAATACCCGCCGCAGTCCTTCCTGAACGCCCAGAACGAGTTCGAGGGCTTCGACATCGACGTCGGCCGGGCGATCGCCGAGAAGCTGGGCGTCGAGATCCAGTTCGTCACGCCGGGTTGGGACATCATCACCGCCGGCAGCTGGGGCGGTCGCTGGGACCTCTCGGTCGGCTCGATGACGCCGACCGCCGAGCGCAAGGAGGTGCTCGACTTCCCGGCGATCTACTACTACACGCCCGCCTCGCTGGCCGTGCACGCCGACAACGAGACCATCGCCACGCCGGCCGATGCCTCCGGCACCAAGATCGGCGTCGGCGTCGCCACCACCTACGAGAACTACCTGAACCATGCGTTGGTGATCGATGCCGAGGGAGCGCCCTCCTTCGACTACGTCATCGACGACGCGGTGATCGCCACCTACGACACCGACCAGCTGGCGCTCGACGACCTGGCGCTCGGCGACGGCGTCCGCCTCGATGCGGCGATGACCGCGCTGCCGACCATTCTCGGCGCGATCGACGCCGGCTATCCGATCAAGGTGGTCGGCGACCCGTTGTTCCTGGAGCCGCTGTCGGTGGCGATCGACAAGGGCGACCCGGAATGGGGCGCCAGGCTGGCCGAGGTCGTCGCCGAACTGCGCGAGGACGGCACGCTGGCTGCGCTCAGCGAGAAGTGGTACGGCGCCGACCTGACCCAGTGA
- a CDS encoding NEW3 domain-containing protein, with product MVLRFRVAAAVCGATIAAALLFATPHFTLAATGTQADGAELQDVQGPPGLWLTTPYPMLGGQAGGDISIDLTLANQGLEPQRVEFDVTGLPEGWHWEIDGDGRPVGAAIATAGRPVALSLKLTPAADAAYQAYDFAVVGRADGQTLRLPISLNLTETEPARLTLTPTLPALRGTVRSTFDFQIKVTNEGQEDTVINLVSQAEPGFEVTFKERYGSQELTSLPLGAGQSKDMTVSVKPAQDTPAGQYPVMIGAAGDDATAQIPLMLDITGHPTLSLSGPDGRLSGDATAGEDRTFTFALTNTGTAPAETVKMAASPPQGWKVSFAPEGIPAVQPGETVDVAVTMTPSNQAIAGDYVVAVRSNGDGTSDNASFRVTVRTSTIWGIVGLGVIGAAVVVLVIAVARYGRR from the coding sequence ATGGTCCTGCGCTTTCGCGTCGCCGCCGCCGTGTGCGGGGCGACGATCGCTGCCGCCTTGCTCTTCGCAACGCCGCACTTCACCCTCGCCGCGACCGGTACCCAGGCCGACGGGGCCGAACTGCAGGACGTCCAGGGTCCGCCGGGACTGTGGCTCACCACCCCCTACCCCATGCTCGGCGGCCAGGCCGGCGGCGACATCAGCATCGACCTGACCCTGGCCAACCAGGGGCTCGAACCGCAACGGGTGGAATTCGATGTCACGGGCCTGCCGGAAGGCTGGCACTGGGAGATCGACGGCGACGGCCGGCCGGTCGGCGCCGCCATCGCCACCGCCGGTCGCCCGGTCGCCCTGTCGCTGAAGCTGACGCCGGCGGCCGACGCGGCGTACCAGGCCTACGACTTCGCCGTCGTCGGCCGCGCCGACGGCCAGACGCTGCGCCTGCCGATTTCGCTGAACCTGACCGAGACCGAGCCCGCGCGGCTGACGCTGACGCCGACCCTGCCCGCGCTGCGCGGCACGGTGCGGTCCACCTTCGACTTCCAGATCAAGGTCACCAACGAGGGCCAGGAGGACACGGTGATCAACCTGGTCTCGCAGGCCGAGCCCGGCTTCGAGGTCACCTTCAAGGAGCGCTACGGCTCGCAGGAGCTGACCAGCCTGCCGCTCGGCGCCGGCCAGTCCAAGGACATGACCGTCAGCGTCAAGCCGGCGCAGGACACGCCGGCCGGCCAGTATCCGGTGATGATCGGCGCCGCCGGCGACGACGCCACCGCCCAGATCCCGCTGATGCTCGACATCACCGGCCACCCGACCCTGTCGCTGTCCGGGCCCGACGGCCGGCTGTCGGGCGATGCCACCGCCGGCGAGGACCGCACCTTCACCTTCGCGCTGACCAACACCGGCACCGCGCCCGCCGAGACGGTGAAAATGGCCGCCAGCCCGCCGCAGGGCTGGAAGGTCAGCTTCGCGCCGGAGGGAATTCCCGCGGTGCAGCCCGGCGAGACCGTCGACGTCGCCGTCACCATGACGCCGTCGAACCAGGCGATCGCCGGCGACTATGTGGTCGCGGTGCGTTCCAACGGCGACGGCACCTCCGACAACGCCAGCTTCCGCGTCACCGTGCGGACCTCGACGATCTGGGGCATCGTCGGCCTGGGCGTGATCGGCGCCGCCGTCGTGGTGCTGGTCATCGCCGTTGCCCGGTATGGCCGGCGATGA
- a CDS encoding amino acid ABC transporter permease, whose translation MWAELLGLFIWFFVSFDLDFAFIEERTPHLIGLELHDGFLQGAALTLFICIVSIVASTILALIAALARLSSNGAAFGVATFYTSFFRGTPLLLQLVLIYSGLPQLGVVIDALTAGIIAVSLCYGAYMAEIFRAGILAIPKGQSEAAASLGLTKGRTMQLIVLPQAMRLIIPPTGNQFIAMLKDSSLVSVLGAWELMYLARTHGRSEFKVMEMLIVAALIYWGLSFVFEMIQARIEKKYGKGVRVD comes from the coding sequence ATGTGGGCCGAGCTGCTGGGCCTGTTCATCTGGTTCTTCGTCAGCTTCGACCTCGACTTCGCCTTCATCGAGGAACGCACGCCGCACCTGATCGGGCTCGAGCTGCACGACGGCTTCCTGCAGGGCGCGGCGCTGACGCTGTTCATCTGCATCGTGTCGATCGTCGCCTCGACCATCCTGGCGCTGATCGCCGCGCTGGCCCGGCTGTCCAGCAACGGCGCGGCCTTCGGCGTCGCCACCTTCTACACCTCGTTCTTCCGCGGCACGCCGCTGCTGCTGCAGCTGGTGCTGATCTACTCCGGCCTGCCGCAGCTCGGCGTGGTGATCGACGCGCTGACCGCCGGCATCATCGCGGTCTCGCTGTGCTACGGCGCCTATATGGCCGAGATCTTCCGCGCCGGCATCCTGGCGATCCCCAAGGGCCAGTCCGAGGCGGCGGCCTCGCTCGGCCTGACCAAGGGCCGGACGATGCAGCTGATCGTCCTGCCGCAGGCGATGCGGCTGATCATTCCGCCGACCGGCAACCAGTTCATCGCCATGCTGAAGGATTCCTCGCTGGTCTCGGTGCTCGGCGCCTGGGAGCTGATGTACCTGGCCCGCACCCATGGCCGCTCCGAGTTCAAGGTCATGGAGATGCTGATCGTGGCGGCCCTGATCTACTGGGGGCTGTCGTTCGTGTTCGAGATGATCCAGGCGCGGATCGAGAAGAAATACGGCAAGGGGGTTCGGGTCGACTGA
- a CDS encoding arginine deiminase family protein: MPEEGTERRDGIAMPGTLDEVGALALVALRHPRDAFASRARLQLEWRALGYHAEPDFDAAVREYDGFVGLLHEAGADVLWLPGGDGLTLDSLYVRDAAVLGPAGCIGAAMGKPARAQEPAAATAAFAAAGLPVAGAIAAPARLEGGDLVWVDAATVAVGRGYRTDQAGIAQLAALLGDGIAVEAFDLPHHRGPADVFHLMSVWSPLAPDLSLVYSPLMPVRLREMLLARGHALVEVPDDEFATMGCNVLALAPRRAVMVHGNPVTRRRLEAAGVVVTAIAADEICRKGEGGPTCLTRPLVRR, translated from the coding sequence TTGCCGGAGGAGGGGACCGAACGGCGCGACGGCATCGCCATGCCGGGCACGCTCGACGAGGTCGGCGCGCTGGCGCTGGTCGCGCTGCGCCATCCGCGCGACGCGTTCGCCAGCCGGGCGCGGCTGCAGCTCGAATGGCGGGCGCTGGGCTATCATGCCGAGCCGGACTTCGACGCCGCGGTGCGCGAGTATGACGGCTTCGTCGGCTTGCTGCACGAAGCCGGTGCCGACGTGCTGTGGCTGCCCGGCGGCGACGGCCTGACCCTCGACAGCCTCTATGTCCGCGACGCCGCCGTGCTCGGGCCCGCCGGCTGCATCGGCGCGGCCATGGGCAAGCCGGCGCGGGCGCAGGAACCGGCGGCCGCTACCGCGGCCTTCGCCGCCGCCGGTCTGCCGGTTGCGGGCGCGATCGCGGCGCCGGCGCGGCTGGAGGGCGGCGACCTGGTCTGGGTCGATGCGGCGACGGTCGCGGTCGGCCGCGGCTATCGCACCGACCAGGCCGGCATCGCCCAGCTCGCCGCCCTGCTGGGCGACGGCATCGCCGTCGAGGCCTTCGACCTGCCCCACCATCGCGGCCCCGCCGACGTGTTCCACCTGATGTCGGTGTGGAGCCCGCTGGCGCCCGATCTCTCGCTGGTCTACAGCCCGCTGATGCCGGTGCGCCTGCGCGAGATGCTGCTGGCGCGCGGCCACGCCCTGGTCGAGGTGCCGGACGACGAGTTCGCGACCATGGGCTGCAACGTGCTGGCGCTGGCGCCGCGCCGCGCCGTGATGGTGCACGGCAACCCGGTGACGCGGCGGCGCCTGGAGGCGGCCGGCGTCGTCGTGACCGCGATCGCGGCCGACGAGATCTGCCGCAAGGGCGAGGGCGGGCCGACCTGCCTGACCCGACCGCTGGTGCGGCGATGA
- a CDS encoding TraR/DksA C4-type zinc finger protein, whose protein sequence is MSAPDLAAARAALLARRAELEALAAGTAGERAPVELDQARVGRLSRMDALQVQAMAQETERRRALALQRIASALARIDSGDYGRCVRCDEPIEPGRLRLDPATPTCIGCANG, encoded by the coding sequence ATGAGCGCGCCGGATCTCGCCGCGGCGCGGGCCGCGCTGCTGGCCCGTCGTGCCGAGCTGGAGGCGTTGGCGGCCGGCACCGCCGGCGAGCGCGCGCCGGTCGAGCTGGACCAGGCCCGCGTCGGCCGGCTGTCGCGGATGGATGCGCTGCAGGTGCAGGCGATGGCGCAGGAGACCGAACGTCGGCGTGCGCTGGCGCTGCAGCGGATCGCATCGGCGCTGGCGCGCATCGACAGCGGCGACTATGGCCGTTGCGTGCGCTGCGACGAGCCGATCGAGCCCGGCCGGCTGCGGCTCGACCCTGCCACCCCGACCTGCATCGGCTGTGCGAACGGATGA